In Candidatus Eisenbacteria bacterium, the sequence GGCGCCGGGCTCGTGCTCATGCGCACCGCCCTCCGCCGCTACTACGAGAGCGGGCGCGCCACCTCCGGGGACCGCAGCGTCCCCGCCGACCGGTAATCGGGGGATCCACACGATGCCGACGCCATCCGTTCTCCACACCCTCGTGAACCGGACGCCGCGCTCCAAGAACCGGAAGCAGCGGCAGAAGGAAGTGGCGCTCAGCAAGTACGCGCCGCTCGTCAAGTACGTGGTCGACCGCCTGGCGCTCCATCTTCCGAAGTCCGTGGAGCGCGACGATCTCATCTCCGCGGCGATCATCGGGCTCTTCGACGCGCTCGAGAAGTACGACGCCACGAAGGGCACGAAGTTCGAGACCTACGCGATCTGGCGGATTCGCGGCGCGATCCTGGACGAGCTGCGCTCGCTCGACTGGGCGTCGCGCAGCATTCGCCGCAAGGCCAGGAACGTCGAGGAGGTCGCCCGCGAGCTGGGCCAGAAGCTCGGCCGCGCCGCCACCGAAGAAGAGGTCGCCGAGGCGCTCAACCTGAGCCCGGTCGAGCTCTCGCGCCTCATGGACGAGGTGCACGGCACCGCGCTCCTCTCCCTCTCGAAGTCGGTCTCGAGCGACGAGGATCAGGACTTCATCCAGCTCGAGGACATCGTGGACGACCCCGCGCACAAGGACGCGCTCGACCAGATCGAGACGGAGGAGGCCCGCGAGGTCCTGCTCCAGACGATCGACGGCCTTCCCGAGCAGCAGCGCCTCGTGGTCGCGCTCTATTACTACGAAGAGATGACGCTCAAGGAGATCGGGGAAGCGCTCCACATCTCCGAGTCGCGCGTGTCGCAGATCCACACGCGCGCCGTGAAGACCCTGAAGGGCCGCCTGGGCCGGCTTCTCTAGCCGAGCCGGCGACCGACATGACCCCGACCCGCACGAACACGACTCCGACCCGGACCGACAGGACTCCGACCCGGACCGACACGACCCCGGCGCCTCCGGCCCCCTCGGCCCCGCGCGTTCTCGACCGGACCGCGCTGCGCCAGGTCACGGAGGGCATGGTCGCCCTCCCGACGCTCCCGCTCGTCGCCTCCCGGCTCCTCGAGGCGGTGAAGCCGCCGCAGGCGAGCGCCGCCGAGATCGGCCGCATCCTCTCGCTCGATCCCGCGCTCACCGCGCGCACGCTGCGGCTCGCGAACTCCGAGTTCTACGGATTCCCGCGGAAGGTCGGATCCGTCGATCTCGCGGTCGTGGTCCTCGGCTCGAACACGATCCGCGATCTCGTCCTCTCCGCCTCGGTCTTCCAGACGCTGGGCGATCGGGACGCGGAGATGGGAGGGCTCTGGAGCCACTCCCTCGCCTGCGCCGTCGCCGCGCGCACGCTCGCGGAGCGGAACGGCTACCGCCTCTCCAGCGAGGCGTACGCCGCGGGGCTCCTTCACGACATCGGCACCGTGGTCCTGCGCCAGACCGATCCCAACCGCTTCCACGCGGTCGTCGCGATGGTGCGCGACCAGGGCGAGGACGTGGAGGAGGCCGAGCGCGGGCTCTTCGGATCCTGCCATGCGGAAGTCGGCGCGTGGCTCGCGGAGCGGTGGGGGCTTCCCGCCGATCTCGTCGAGGCCATCGCGTGCCATCACCGGCCGGAGAACGCGACCCGGAATCCCGAGCTCGCGTTCCTGGTCCACGTGGCCAACTCGCTCGCGGAGCGGGCCGGATTCGTGTGGCCCCGGGGGGTCGCGCCGCGTCCCC encodes:
- a CDS encoding FliA/WhiG family RNA polymerase sigma factor, producing MPTPSVLHTLVNRTPRSKNRKQRQKEVALSKYAPLVKYVVDRLALHLPKSVERDDLISAAIIGLFDALEKYDATKGTKFETYAIWRIRGAILDELRSLDWASRSIRRKARNVEEVARELGQKLGRAATEEEVAEALNLSPVELSRLMDEVHGTALLSLSKSVSSDEDQDFIQLEDIVDDPAHKDALDQIETEEAREVLLQTIDGLPEQQRLVVALYYYEEMTLKEIGEALHISESRVSQIHTRAVKTLKGRLGRLL
- a CDS encoding HDOD domain-containing protein; translation: MTPTRTNTTPTRTDRTPTRTDTTPAPPAPSAPRVLDRTALRQVTEGMVALPTLPLVASRLLEAVKPPQASAAEIGRILSLDPALTARTLRLANSEFYGFPRKVGSVDLAVVVLGSNTIRDLVLSASVFQTLGDRDAEMGGLWSHSLACAVAARTLAERNGYRLSSEAYAAGLLHDIGTVVLRQTDPNRFHAVVAMVRDQGEDVEEAERGLFGSCHAEVGAWLAERWGLPADLVEAIACHHRPENATRNPELAFLVHVANSLAERAGFVWPRGVAPRPLTPSAWELVESDERRREALLQTLVEDVVRETERERELFAEFRGSQEE